TTGCTGCGATCGTCGATTCGACGATTCAGAGGTGACGGTGAAGCTTCCGTGCCGCTTCGGTCAGCGAACCGCTCACGGAGGGGTAGACGACGAAGGAGGCGGAGAGCTGATCGACGGTCAGCCGGTTCTCCACTGCCATGGTGATCGGCAGGATGAGCTCACTGGCTCGGGGGCCGACGACGACTCCGCCGAGGATGGAGCCGGATCCGCGCCGCGCGAAGATCTTGACGAAGCCGTCCTCGATGCCGAGCATCTTGGCGCGCGGGTTCGTGTCCAACGGCAGCATCACGGTGTCGATGTCCGTCGGGTTCTCGCGGTAGTTCTGCTGAGTGAAGCCGACGGTGGCGATCTCGGGCGCGGTGAACACGTTCGATGCGACATTGCGCAGTTTGAGCGGCTGCACGGCGTCGCCGAGCGCGTGATTCATGGCGATCCGCCCTTGCATCGCTGCCACCGAGGCCAGCGGCAGCACACCGGTGCAGTCACCGGCCGCGTAGATTCCTGCGCGCGAGGTCCGCGAAACGCCGTCGACGACGATGTGTCCGGACTCGCTGACGCGGACACCGGCCTTCTCCAGGCCGAGACCTTCGGTGTTCGGAATCGAGCCGACGGCCATGAGGCAGTGGGATCCTTCGACACGGCGACCATCGGCGAGCACCACTTCGACTCCGTCGTCGGTGCGGGTCACCGAGGCGGCGCGGGAGCGGGAGAGGACATTCATGCCCTTGTTGCGGAAGACGAATTCGAGCACATCGGCCGCGTCTTCGTCCTGGCCGGGCAGGACCTTTTCACGCGAGGACACGAGGGTCACCTCGGTGCCCAATGCCCGGTAGGCCGAAGCGAACTCGGCACCGGTGACACCGGAGCCGACGACGATGAGGTGCTCGGGCAGTTCGTCGAGGTCGTAGAGCTGAGTCCAGGTGAGGATGCGCTCACCATCGGGCTGCGCAGTGGGCAGCTCACGCGGGTGGGCACCGACCGAGAGCAGGATCGTCGAGGCCTCGAGCGTGTATTCGGTGCCGCCGGATTCGACGACATGGACCTGGTCGCGACCGGCCAGAGTCGCTTTGCCCTGGATGGCTTTGACACCGGCCCGGATGAGACCTTCGTAGATGTCGTTGGCCTGAGCGTCGGCGAGCGAGAGGATGCGCTTGTTGACCGCTTCGAGGTCTGCGGTCACGCGGCGCGTATCGGCCTCGGTGTCCTCGGTGTTCTCGATCCGGATTCCGAGCCCGTCAGAGCGCTCGATCTCGTCCATCATCTCCGCGGTGGCTATGAGCGACTTCGACGGTACGACGTCGGTGAGCACGGCGGAACCACCGCACCGATTCTCCTCGATGAGCATGACATCGGCACCGAGCTGAGCCGCGACGAGCGCGGCTTCGTAGCCGCCGGGGCCGCCGCCGATGATGACGACGCGATCTGCAGTGGAATCAAATTCAGTGTTCACATACAGATTGTCTCAAATCGCCACGATGCTGGCGAACGCCCCCTGGTGAACGACCGAATGGTTCCTTAGGGATCTGGTGGAGGTCGGTCCTGGACCGGTCCGCAGTCGCTCAGGCACCGATCCGATCAGCTCGGGTCGACCACCTCGGCGGTGTCCTTGTGCAGGGTCGACAGGCGCACATAGGACTGTGCGTTCTGCCGTACCTTCTCCACTCCGTCGTCGGTCATCTCCCTGCGCACCTTCGCGGGGACACCGGCGACCAGGGACCGTGCGGCGATCTGCGTGCCCTCGAGGACGACGGCGCCGGCGGCGATGAGGGAATCGCTGCCGATATGGGCGTCGTTGAGCACGGTGGAGTGCATGCCGATGAGCACATCGTCGTCGACGACGGCACCATGGACGAGAGCTTGGTGGCCGATGGAGACCCGGGCGCCGATGACAACGGGCTTGCCGGCGTCGGTGTGCATGACGGTGTTGTCCTGCACGTTCGAGTCCTCACCGATGGTGATCGGAGCAGCCTCGGCGCGCAGAACACAGCCATAGAAGACACTGGCGCCTTTCTTCACGTGCACATCACCGACGAGGGTGGCACCGGCTGCGACGAACGCCTCCGGATCGACCTGCGGTGTGTGGCCGCCGACGGAGACGATGCGGGGTTGGGCGAGATCGTTGGTCATGAGTCCTCCATTGGTTCACGAGAAGTCCGTGTGCATTCACCTGCTGTCTGCATGTGCCTGACAGTCTAGGCGGAGACGCCCCGACAGACCCGAAAAGACGAATAGCGGACCGATTTGCACGATCGCCCCTATAGCAGGACAATGGGGAAAATTCTTGTCAGAAATTTCACACTGCCGGACCCTTGTGCGCCCAATTGCGTTATGTGAACCTTGACTGTGAGAGTTGCACGCCCGGAATTCGGGCGTGATCAACCGCGTTCACTTGAATTCGTCGAAAGGTCACCATGGATTGGCGACACCGTGCAGCATGCCTCAATGAGGATCCGGAGCTCTTCTTCCCGATCGGCAACACCGGACCCGCGCTGCTCCAGATTGAGGAAGCGAAGACTGTCTGTCGCCGTTGTGAAGTCGCAGAGACCTGCCTTCAGTGGGCCCTCGAATCCGGTCAGGATGCCGGAGTCTGGGGCGGTCTGAGCGAAGATGAGCGTCGCGCCCTCAAGCGTCGCGCCGCTCGTGCCCGCCGCGCCGGCTGAGCAGCTGGCAATAGGGGTGGCAGTCCCCTGAACTGCCGAATTCATATCTGAATCTCCGAGGCGCACCCTCACCGAAGACTGAGTCCCTTGTCCCAACGGCGAATGATCGTCGTCAGAACAAGGGGCTCAGTCGTGTGCGCGGCCGTGCGCGTTCCGCCAGGCGCCGGCCGAAGACCGCCCATGGCGGCTCGGACGAACCGGCAACCAGCCGGTCGGGCGCGCAGCTCAGTCGTAGGAGTCCGGGCGCAGCGGCACATCGAGGACAGCAACGGTACCGCCGCCGTCGCGCGGCTGCCATTGGATCGAACCGGCCAGGTCGGCCGAGACCAAGGTGCGCACGATCTGAGTGCCCAGACCGTTGCCGGGGTTCTGCGTCTCCCCCAGCCCGATGCCGTCGTCGGCGATCGTCACGCTCAGTCGGTCCCCATTGCGCTCGGGAGTCACCCACACATGGCCGTTGAGCGTCTCCCCGGGTTCGAGGCTCTCGAGGTTCTCGGTGGGGAATCCATGTTCTATCGCGTTCGTGATCAGCTCCGTGATGGCCAGGGCAAGCGACGTGGCATCGGCCGAGGAGATGGTGCCGAAGCTTCCGCACCGTTTGAGTTCGATGTGCACCAGGGGGCTGGTCAGCTCGGGTGTCAGTCGAAGTCCCTTGTCGACGACTTCATCGAAGTCCACCTCCGATTCGACGCCTTGGCTGAGCACGTCATGGACCACGGCAATGATCGAGACGCGGCGCATCGCCTCGGTCAGCGCGCTCTTGGCGTCGGGGCTGTCGATGCGGCGGGTCTGCAGCCGCAACAGGGCCGACACGGTCTGCAGGTTGTTCTTCACCCTGTGGTGCATCTCTTTGATCATCGCGTCGCGGGAGAGCAGCTCTCGTTTGCGGCGGCGGATCTCGGAGACGTCACGGGCGAGGACGATCGCGCCGATCCGCTCCCCTCGTCCGTGAGCGGAATCGCGCGCAGGGACACACTCGTGCGTCCGACTTCGAGCTCGGTCCGCCACGGCGCGCGTCCGGTGAGGACCAGCGGGAGGGTCTCGTCGACCTGACGCAGCTCTGCGCTGAGGCTCGAGACCACCTCGGAGAGGTAGCTGCCTTCGATCTCGCCTCCGAAGCCGAGCCGGTGCATCAACGATACGGCGTTCGGAGAGGCGTACTGCACGTGCGAATCGCGGTCGAGGATGAAGATGCCGTCACCGACCCGGGGTTCTCCGTGTCGAGCTCCGGACGGGGCATCGCGGTCGGGGAACGTCCCCTGCACGATCATCCGCATCAGGGCCATCGCCGTTTCCTGATAGTACTTCTCCAACCGGGATGAACCCCGGCGGCGGACCTCTTCCGAATATCGGACGACGAGGGCGATGGTCTCGTCGTGACGAACGATCGGCACCGCCTCGGCGAGGATGTCGAAGTCGGAGGATCCCGCACTGATTCCCATCTCTCGGGCTGCGGCGACGTGGGTGACATAGCTGCGGGTGCTGCGGGCCTGGTCGAGCAGCTCCTTCTCCAGACCGGTCGCCCGCGCTCCGATCAGGTCCCGGTTGAACAGCGTCGCCCCAGTCGTCGATCGGGCATGCGCCAGCACCGTGTAGGCGCCGCTGGGCGACGGCACCCACAGCACGAGGTCGGCGAAGGAGAGGTCTGCCAACAGCTGCCAGTCTCCGACGAGCAGATGGATGTGTTCGACGTCTGACTCATCCGTGAGGCCCTCGGCCGCCAGCAGTTCGTTGAGCACGATTTGTTCCTCCCAGGTGAGATCAGCAGACCCGCGTTGACCGCGGGTCTGCTGAGATGTCGATGTTCAGACGCTACCACTTAATCGGCCTGCGTCTGCACGCGCAGAGGCGGTCCTGTCCGGCCGGAAACGGCTCAGCCGTTGTGTTCGCTCTCCCAGGCCGAGGAACGGACCATCGACCGCAGGGAGCGCAGCAGCACCGACAGCGGGGCCTGGGTGACGGTGTCGAGTCCGAGGATCGTCTCCGTCGTCTCCAACACGCGGCCCACGACCGTCTCGTTGCGTTCGAGCCATTCGGCCAGCCGCTGCTTCGCCCGCTCGTCGGGGGTGCCGGAGATCGGCGAATCCGTGGCGGCCAGGACCGTTCCAGTCACCGACAGGATCGCGGCGTAGTAGTCGTCGCGCATGGATCCGCGGGCCAGAGCCGACCACCGGTCGCTGCGGTCGAGATCACCGATGAGGGTGAGAATCTGCGAACCGGAGAAGCGCTCATTCACGGCGTAGTAGACCTCGGCGACGTCCTCGGCGGATTCGTTCGCCCGGGCGGCCAGCTGGGTGATGTCCAGCAGCACGAATTCGTCGAGCAGAGCGGCGGACCGCCAAGCGAGTTCGCTGGGCACGCCTTCGTCGATGTAGCTCTGAGCCTTGGCCTGCATGGTCTCGGCATCGTAGCCGTCGACGAGGTCGGGGACCCGGGAGCGGAGCGCCTCGACGACCTTGCCGTACATCTCGATGCCGGAATCGACATCGAGGCTGTCCGGCGCCTGCTGCACGAGCCAGCGCGAGGAGCGATCGAGGACGCGCACGTAGTCGTGCTGGAGCTTCACCTGCACCTCGGTCGGCACCTGGTTGTCGAGTGCGCACACCGCGTCGAAGAAGTCGTCGAGTCCGAAGATCTCCGAGACCACGACGAACACGCGCGCGATCTGCGGTACGGAGGCCGGGGTCTCTTCCAACATCCGGTAGATGTAGGTCAGTCCACCGCGGTCGACGAGCCGGTTGACGAGCTTCGCCGTCGCGATCTCCCGGTGCAGGGGATGTTCGGGGATGAGTTCGCCGTACTTCTCCTGCAAGGCCTCCGGGAAGTAGGACACGAGTTCACGCCGCATCCACGTCTCGTCCGGCACGGTGCTGCTGAGGACCTCATCGGCTGCGTGCATCTTCACATAAGCCAGCAGGACGGCGAGTTCGGGTGAGACATAGTAGCTGAACTCGCGAGTGGCCAGTTCGTCGGCACTGGGCAGGAATTCGACCGCACGGTCGAGATCGGCGTTCTTCTCCAAGTAGCTGAGCATCCGGCCGTAGGTGCCCGACATGGATTCGGTCTGGGCTCGAGCCTCGCCGAGGACGACGTTCTGGGAATAGTTGTTAGCCAGCACCCGGTCAGCGACCTGATCGGTGAACGAGTGCAGAACCTGCTCCCGCTCCTCGGCGGCGAAGGCACCCTTGTGCAGGAGCGTACGCAGCAGCAGTTTGATGTTGACCTCGTGGTCGGAGCTGTCGACGCCTGCAGAGTTGTCGACGGCATCGGTGTTGACCTCGACACCGCCGAGTGCAGCCTCGACACGTCCCAACTGAGTCACACCGAGGTTGCCGCCCTCGCCGATGACGCGCGCCCGGACATCGGCACCGTCGATCCGGATGGCGTCGTTGGCCTTGTCTCCCACATCGGCATGACTCTCGGACGAGGCCTTGATATACGTGCCGATTCCGCCGTTGTAGACGAGATCGACGGGTGCCTTGAGGATTTCGGACATGAGGTCGGCCGGGCTGCGCTTCCCGGGTTCGATTCCGAGCGCCGAGGCGGCTTCTGCGCTCAGGTCGATCGACTTCGCCGACCGCGAGAAGACTCCGCCGCCGGTTGAGATGAGATCCCGATCGTAGTCCTGCCAGCTCGAGCGCGGCAGGTCGAAGAGACGCCGGCGTTCGACGAAGCTGCGCGGCGCGTCGGGATTCGGATCGAGGAAGATGTCCCGGTGGTCGAAGGCCGCGACGAGGCGGATGTGCTCGCTGCGGAGCATTCCGTTGCCGAAGACGTCGCCGCTCATATCGCCGATGCCCACGACCGTGAAGTCCTCGGCGGCCGTGTTGAGCCCGAGTTCGCGGAAGTGTCGTTCGACGGACTTCCACGCACCCCGGGAGGTGATGGCCATCGCCTTGTGGTCGTAGCCGACCGATCCGCCCGATGCGAAGGCGTCGCCGAGCCAGAAACCTCGGCGTTCGGCGATCGCATTGGCCACATCGGAGAACCGAGCCGTGCCCTTGTCGGCGGCGACGACGAGGTAGTAGTCGTTTCCGTCGTGGCGGACGACGCGGTCCGGGTGGACGACGACGCTGGAGTCATCGCTGCCGTAGGTGAGGTTGTCCGAGACCTCGAGCAGGCTTTCGATGAACACCTCGTAGGCGGCCTGACCGGCGGCCATCCAGGCGTCCCGGTCGCTCATCGGCGGCAGCTGCTTGGGGAAGAACCCGCCCTTTGCGCCGGTGGGCACAATGAGGGCGTTCTTGACCATCTGCGCCTTGACGAGGCCGAGGACCTCGGTGCGGAAGTCATCGCGACGGTCCGACCAGCGAAGTCCGCCGCGTGCGACGGTGCCGAAGCGCAGATGCACGCCTTCAACCTGTGGGGAGTACACCCACATCTCCAGCGCCGGCTTCGGTTTCGGCACGAAGCTGAGCTCGTCGGGCCGTATCTTGAGCACCAGCGCCGTGGGCAGGTCACCGGATTCGTCGATGTAGTAGTTTGTGCGCAGTGTCGCCCGCAACAGCTCGAGCGAGGAGCGCAGCACACGGTCGGCGTCGAGGCTGGCCACCTCGCTGAGAGCGGACTCGATTGCGTCGTCGATCTCCGACATCGCCCCTTCGCGTCCGGCGTCGTCGAAGTCCGGATCGAACTTGGCGATGAAGTAGTCGACGAGCAGCTTCGAGATCTGCGGGTTTTCGCTGTAGACCTCACCAACATAGGCGTCGGAATAGGTGAAACCCGCCTGACGCAGGTATTTGCCCAGGGCGCGGATGATCGTCACATGCTGCCAGGAGAGTCCGGCGACGACGAGGCGGTCGAAGACTCCCGCTTCCTTCTTGCCGTCCCAGCCGGCCATGAAGGCTTCGGCGATGCGGTCATAGTCGTCATCGGCCAGCTCTTCGGAGAAGCTGAGTCCGAAGTCGTAGATATAGCGATGCGTTCCGTCTGCGAGGTCGATCTCGTGGGGACGTTCGTCGACGACGGAGGCACCGAATGCCGTGAGGTAGGGCAGGACCTCGGACAGGCTGATCCGGTCACGGCGGTAGAGGACGAGTCGGACGGAGGCGTCGGTGCTCTGTTCGGGACGGTAGAGCCGGACGGCCGGACCGTGGCCGGCCTCGAGGGCTTCGAACCGACCGACGTCGGCGACCGCCTCGGCGGGGGTGTGATGCTCACCGTAGCTGGGCGGGAACGCCTTCGACCACAAGTCGGCCCGGGCCTGCGAGGCTCCGGAGTCCCCGGTTTCGGCGGGAACCAGGAACGCGTGGACGTCTTCGGACCAGGAGCGAACGGCTCCGACGATGCGGGCCTCGACCTCATCGGCGCCGATCTGCGGCAGTTCGCAGTCCCGGGCGACCCGGGCTACGAAGTGGATGCGGGCCAGCGCCGATTCGCTCAGCAGCACATCGAAGTCGACGCTGTCGGCGTTGTAGAACTTGCGGAGCACTTCCTGGACGCGCACGCGGGCGTCGGTGTTGTACAGGTCGCGTGGGAGGTAGAGGATGACCGAGACGAAGCGCTGGTACGGGTCGGTGCGGACGAACACTCGGGATTCCCGGCGTTCCTGCATATCGACGATTTCCATGACGACGGCATAGATCTCCTCGGTGCCCTCGTGCAGCAGGTCTTCGCGCGGGTAGTTCTCCAGCACTCCGAGGAGTTCGTTGGCCGAGTGGGAGCCGGCGGGGAATCCGCTGGCCGAGAGGATCTTGGCGACCTTCCGGTCGATGACCGGGATGTTGAGAACGCTGTCGTTGTAGAACTCGGGTTTGAACACGCCGACGAAGCGGCGCTCACCGACGATCTCACCGTCGGCGTCGAAGGTCTTCACGCCGATGTAGTCCATGAAGGAGGACCGGATGACGCGGGAGCGGGAGTTCGCCTTCGTCAGCACCAGCACATGCGGTTCCAGGGCTTTGTCCGCGACCGCCCGGCTGAGCGGTGACTTCACGAGGGGGCGCAGGGCCGAGATGCCCATCGAGGTGTCCTCGATCGGTTCGAGGCTGCTGTGTTCGGCGTCGTGGGTGTAGTCGTATTCGCGGTACCCGAGGAAGGTGAAGTGACCGTCGAGCCAGGTGAGCAGGGCGGCGGCGGATTCGGCTTCGGAGGCCAGCTCCGGGCGAGGTGCGTGTGCGTTCAGTTCGACGGCGATGTCTTTGGCCTTCGCAGCCATCGCTTGGGCGTCGCGGGCTGCCGCAGACACATAGTCGAGGACTCCGCGCAGGCGCTCTTCGAGTGCGTCGAAGTCGCTTTCGGAGATGCGGTCGATCTCGAGGCGGATCCAGGACTGCTGCTGAGGGGCGCCGTCTGCGCTGTCGCCGGAGGCTTCGGAGACCGTCGGAATGCTCGCGGTGTCCGCGCTGAGTGCGGGTGCTTCTGCCGGGGAGAGGATCTTCTCTCCCGGGCCGGTTCCGGTGACGGTGATGATCGGGTGGTGGACGCGGCGGATCGCCCTGCCGTTCGCGGCGAGGTCGCTGACGATCGAGGATACGAGGTGGGGCATATCGGCGAGCACGATGGCGATGACCGTGTGGTTGTCGCGGAATTCCGGCGAGTCGACGCTGGGGTTGTAGATCGCGACCGCCGGCCTTTTACCGTCATATTCGGTGCCGAGGGCGAAGTGACGGGCCGCTGCGGCCGCGTAGGCCTCGGGGTCGTGGGCCCCTGTTTCGAATCGCGGATAGTACGCTTCGAGGAAGTTCTCGGGAGCAGATTGTCCCCTCTGCTTCCTCCACTCTTCTGCAACGTTCGAAATTGAGACCTGAGTCACTGTTTCACCTCTATGATCAACGAGCATTCGTCACGCGATTCGACGTCGAATCGTCATTCCCCACACTATGCCCAAATATCGAGAAAGGCACGCCGAGCGGCATACGGTGGTGTACCGTTCATTCGCTGGCAGACTGGAGCCATGCGATCTCTGACTCTCAATCACGAATATTCGGTTGATCTGTCGACATTCCTGGCCAAACTCGCCGACCCCGGCGTGTGGGAGAAGCTCGGCTCCGACGCCAGTACCGAATATATCGACCCCGATACCGAGATGACCGTGCGGACGCCGATGCCCAAGGCCGAGCTTCCCGCGGCTCTGGCCTCCAGGCTTCCGGACAACACCGTGCTGGTCGAGGTGTACATGATTCCCGGGGATGTGTTGGGAGACGAGGCCGAGATCCGCATGACCGCACGTGCCGCGGGAGTCCCAGTCGAGATCGATGCGGTCCTCGCTCTGCGCGAGGACGAGTCAGTGACGAAGCTGGCCGCTCACGCTGAGATCAGCTCATCGATCCCGATGTTCGGGGCGATGATCGAACAGGCAGTGGTTCCGATCCTGGAGAAGCGGCTGGGCGACCGGCTGCGCCGCTTTGAATCCGTCTGAGCCTCAACGACCGTCGGCACTGACTGAAAAGTTCGTCTGTCAGTTCAGCGGCTCAGTCTGAGTCGCTGTGCGTCGCCGTCGGTTCAGTCTGAGTCGTCGTGGATCGTGGTCGATTCAGCCTGCTTCGCCGAGCAGCTGATCCAGTTCCGACGAGTCGTACCACAGCAGATCGGAAGCGCCGAGGTAGTCCTCGGCTGCGCTGGAGCTGCTCTCCTGGGCCAGATGCACCGCTTCCTGCCAGACGACGTCTTCGTCCAGGTGGAAGCTCGCGACTCGGGTCAAGTCGACGTCACCGAGGCTGAGGAGGTCGAAGCCCTCGGTCAGCGGTTCGGCCGGACTGGACTCGGGGCATCATAGGCCACGATGACACGGCGTTCGGGAGCCGCCTCGGTGCCGGACCCGGTATCAGCGGGGTCGAACACCGCATTCGCGGCCAGGGCGGCGGCGATGCACATAGCGTCGAATTCAGCGGATTCGAACTCCTCACCGCGCAGGCTGCGCCCCTGAGCATCAGGGGCGACGGCGCGGACGCCCGTCAGCGTCGAACGCAGCGCGGTCAAGGTGGTGGGAATGTAGCAGCGAATGGCCATGCCCCTCATCCTAATCCCGCGGCCCGTTCCCCTGCCCCACCCGCACCTTCTGCGTGCGTCCGCGACGGCCGGCGCCGCGACGTTCGCGTCCTCCACCGGATCTGCGAGTCCGACGACGACCCGGCAGGAGTTCGTCGATCATCCGCGCCAGATCGCCGACGAGGACGGACTTCGGGTTCTGCTCGTGCAGGGTGCGGCCGGCGAGCATCGCGGCATCGGCCGTGGAGCGGTCATCGCTGAGCAGAAAGTCCGGACTGATCCGGACGA
Above is a window of Brevibacterium siliguriense DNA encoding:
- a CDS encoding NAD(P)H-quinone dehydrogenase, yielding MNTEFDSTADRVVIIGGGPGGYEAALVAAQLGADVMLIEENRCGGSAVLTDVVPSKSLIATAEMMDEIERSDGLGIRIENTEDTEADTRRVTADLEAVNKRILSLADAQANDIYEGLIRAGVKAIQGKATLAGRDQVHVVESGGTEYTLEASTILLSVGAHPRELPTAQPDGERILTWTQLYDLDELPEHLIVVGSGVTGAEFASAYRALGTEVTLVSSREKVLPGQDEDAADVLEFVFRNKGMNVLSRSRAASVTRTDDGVEVVLADGRRVEGSHCLMAVGSIPNTEGLGLEKAGVRVSESGHIVVDGVSRTSRAGIYAAGDCTGVLPLASVAAMQGRIAMNHALGDAVQPLKLRNVASNVFTAPEIATVGFTQQNYRENPTDIDTVMLPLDTNPRAKMLGIEDGFVKIFARRGSGSILGGVVVGPRASELILPITMAVENRLTVDQLSASFVVYPSVSGSLTEAARKLHRHL
- a CDS encoding WhiB family transcriptional regulator, with translation MDWRHRAACLNEDPELFFPIGNTGPALLQIEEAKTVCRRCEVAETCLQWALESGQDAGVWGGLSEDERRALKRRAARARRAG
- a CDS encoding DUF6912 family protein, with the translated sequence MAIRCYIPTTLTALRSTLTGVRAVAPDAQGRSLRGEEFESAEFDAMCIAAALAANAVFDPADTGSGTEAAPERRVIVAYDAPSPVRPNR
- a CDS encoding DUF2505 domain-containing protein, producing the protein MRSLTLNHEYSVDLSTFLAKLADPGVWEKLGSDASTEYIDPDTEMTVRTPMPKAELPAALASRLPDNTVLVEVYMIPGDVLGDEAEIRMTARAAGVPVEIDAVLALREDESVTKLAAHAEISSSIPMFGAMIEQAVVPILEKRLGDRLRRFESV
- a CDS encoding NAD-glutamate dehydrogenase, which produces MTQVSISNVAEEWRKQRGQSAPENFLEAYYPRFETGAHDPEAYAAAAARHFALGTEYDGKRPAVAIYNPSVDSPEFRDNHTVIAIVLADMPHLVSSIVSDLAANGRAIRRVHHPIITVTGTGPGEKILSPAEAPALSADTASIPTVSEASGDSADGAPQQQSWIRLEIDRISESDFDALEERLRGVLDYVSAAARDAQAMAAKAKDIAVELNAHAPRPELASEAESAAALLTWLDGHFTFLGYREYDYTHDAEHSSLEPIEDTSMGISALRPLVKSPLSRAVADKALEPHVLVLTKANSRSRVIRSSFMDYIGVKTFDADGEIVGERRFVGVFKPEFYNDSVLNIPVIDRKVAKILSASGFPAGSHSANELLGVLENYPREDLLHEGTEEIYAVVMEIVDMQERRESRVFVRTDPYQRFVSVILYLPRDLYNTDARVRVQEVLRKFYNADSVDFDVLLSESALARIHFVARVARDCELPQIGADEVEARIVGAVRSWSEDVHAFLVPAETGDSGASQARADLWSKAFPPSYGEHHTPAEAVADVGRFEALEAGHGPAVRLYRPEQSTDASVRLVLYRRDRISLSEVLPYLTAFGASVVDERPHEIDLADGTHRYIYDFGLSFSEELADDDYDRIAEAFMAGWDGKKEAGVFDRLVVAGLSWQHVTIIRALGKYLRQAGFTYSDAYVGEVYSENPQISKLLVDYFIAKFDPDFDDAGREGAMSEIDDAIESALSEVASLDADRVLRSSLELLRATLRTNYYIDESGDLPTALVLKIRPDELSFVPKPKPALEMWVYSPQVEGVHLRFGTVARGGLRWSDRRDDFRTEVLGLVKAQMVKNALIVPTGAKGGFFPKQLPPMSDRDAWMAAGQAAYEVFIESLLEVSDNLTYGSDDSSVVVHPDRVVRHDGNDYYLVVAADKGTARFSDVANAIAERRGFWLGDAFASGGSVGYDHKAMAITSRGAWKSVERHFRELGLNTAAEDFTVVGIGDMSGDVFGNGMLRSEHIRLVAAFDHRDIFLDPNPDAPRSFVERRRLFDLPRSSWQDYDRDLISTGGGVFSRSAKSIDLSAEAASALGIEPGKRSPADLMSEILKAPVDLVYNGGIGTYIKASSESHADVGDKANDAIRIDGADVRARVIGEGGNLGVTQLGRVEAALGGVEVNTDAVDNSAGVDSSDHEVNIKLLLRTLLHKGAFAAEEREQVLHSFTDQVADRVLANNYSQNVVLGEARAQTESMSGTYGRMLSYLEKNADLDRAVEFLPSADELATREFSYYVSPELAVLLAYVKMHAADEVLSSTVPDETWMRRELVSYFPEALQEKYGELIPEHPLHREIATAKLVNRLVDRGGLTYIYRMLEETPASVPQIARVFVVVSEIFGLDDFFDAVCALDNQVPTEVQVKLQHDYVRVLDRSSRWLVQQAPDSLDVDSGIEMYGKVVEALRSRVPDLVDGYDAETMQAKAQSYIDEGVPSELAWRSAALLDEFVLLDITQLAARANESAEDVAEVYYAVNERFSGSQILTLIGDLDRSDRWSALARGSMRDDYYAAILSVTGTVLAATDSPISGTPDERAKQRLAEWLERNETVVGRVLETTETILGLDTVTQAPLSVLLRSLRSMVRSSAWESEHNG
- a CDS encoding gamma carbonic anhydrase family protein, with the protein product MTNDLAQPRIVSVGGHTPQVDPEAFVAAGATLVGDVHVKKGASVFYGCVLRAEAAPITIGEDSNVQDNTVMHTDAGKPVVIGARVSIGHQALVHGAVVDDDVLIGMHSTVLNDAHIGSDSLIAAGAVVLEGTQIAARSLVAGVPAKVRREMTDDGVEKVRQNAQSYVRLSTLHKDTAEVVDPS